A single window of Sander lucioperca isolate FBNREF2018 chromosome 22, SLUC_FBN_1.2, whole genome shotgun sequence DNA harbors:
- the mki67 gene encoding proliferation marker protein Ki-67 isoform X2 — translation MPLHGKIVVIKRSGGDGTEFPLISTCLIGRRPDCDIRIQLPQVSKEHCRIDLNENKEVILTNLSSVTPTLVNGEALRQSERLKHGDVITVIDRSFRFEYPPPPTPKKRSSKGGKTETLKVLQDQQVGATVATETGEKRISEVTADPHLKDGTNHDNIQRPLEKTVEVETKEGDGLLQSKTASPFNDLYQMIKKSLDVKTPRKSSASVLQTPTSRFCTPKPGSVRKNDGKPVLSTEDKSTPKKEEAKVSPVADETKGEAENVSNGTPKSVKKQRRSFQVPSAEMARPSVGEAENAANSEATSPQKRSRTPPQRFSACEVEPKSPVRRRSKEAEPAVTTEEQEEQAVTPTKTDGLRRSSPRNSGKEASKKRKYGEVAADSPTPQMKRKRVSFGGYLCPELFDKRLPPDSPLCKGATPRRSLCVSKPKQSLLRRASAIGLRQEFEEEHPDSPNVRSPAKMRTPSPKSSKKSPKAMTPSPKAAPPAKKSPKSKSPSPARGRSPTVGVTPGVQTPLIQGRFSVSHISTPSPVAEDAVTDQVPLVTVTPKVPLRRKSMSRETPSTAKSAVKVMRRRSGISRASLKVKNSWADIVRFGPAKPQVAIPAKKMVTKKATKKTVSKPQTPARKLKDHVSTGHADSPVTIVVGRAHKQKALHPTGAAPRLVTNISLLKKNMKMDEDLSGISEMLKTPANERKRRSVIGENDATKTPVGGLATSMVEPSVLNTPEEPGEMMVSPLSVSSTVKDSRYNTEAVQRLLNDDQESSIVSDTPAFEIHSDDFSEQQCADLKTTSVTTPKQKPDVPECLTGVKRIMKTPRQKAEPVEDIRGKILKTPKQKPEQQECLTGVKRMMTTPRQETEPVEDIRVELLTTPKQKPEQQQCLSGVKSICKTPQQEAEPLEDVHGKLLQTPKALEAGDASLDGVEQTVETPAHMQESEDLSEMTDMKTPNVKSSSLVPPREKAKPVEENSGIKRLVKTPRQSHSAPEEDFGGLQELMEEPLAEPTGQLETNEVEDQTAPDCDEDVAKEADANEVVVDDHMEEVPSGHNDNESSDAVETISQAAVDENISEEQPTVDAVDEILPEEQPTVDAADEKISGEQPTVDAVDEILPEEQPTVDAVDEILPVEQPTVDAADEKISGEQPTVDTVDEILPEEQPTIDAADEILPVEQPTVDAADEKISGEQPTVDTVDEILPEEQPTVDAADEKISGEQPTVDTVDEILPEEQPTVETATGKVTEMDTTATEAEHEKKSIRGRRAKTAEDKRQAAEQSEDPVVLAPVRGRRGKKTEAAAPPAVKQTRGRNAKPQEDRDVELTMEKSASLPPKVALKPRRGRNAKTASDDQPEMVQEVAPEIEQNPPVDVDQAAHDSAAPLEKAVLKPKRGRKTKQPDPPVPEQEDVPSTHSDGVPQADKANDANEVCSDQLELVLSGSDENQEQPTVETATGKVTELDTTATEAEHEKKSVRGRRAKTAEDKREAAEQSEDPVVLAPVRGRRGKKTEAAAPPAVKQTTRGRNAKPQEDKDVELTMEKSASLPPKVALKPRRGRNAKTASDDQPEMGPEKAVETTLVTEIPTEAVSDQTPMKENDSAPPAEEAVLKPVRGRKTKPTPVDPPQPETNEVVINEPLTADAQPPKSIPTLGKSRRGRQTKPDAVERNEVMEDTVVAVETKQQSQPPVRAKRGRNAKQEEEKLESTSVETATSQEPAKKLRRTRKAEQDVEPREVQAIEMVIPEKAEAPLVAEPVPMDEQATVAAKPRRGGRKAKQDPELETPAESTEVQEVPAVNSTDKLKRGRRGKQVTEEVGVTAVVSEEKPDRELEAEEKTIAEPDTPVIKPSRARGVKTSVKNEVSQAIPAKRARRGAAPPLDESSAESTEPAPTSVEPAKRGRRAAAKPTADDATVTGEQPNPAEDSSNAVMEDTKMSKRSVRWKADLEVFDISKVTPVKAVRGRKPKLAVQVDTESKNVSKDANETEEDLSGKVVEAQPVKRARRGAKVADVTTEAESTPTVKSVEADTQPKTRRGRIAKK, via the exons GAGGCCTGACTGCGATATTCGTATTCAGCTTCCTCAAGTCTCCAAGGAGCATTGTAGAATTGACTTGAATGAAAATAAAGAG GTCATTTTGACAAATTTGAGCTCAGTGACTCCAACTCTTGTGAACGGAGAGGCTTTGCGGCAGTCTGAGCGTTTGAAGCATGGAGATGTGATAACTGTTATTGACCGTTCTTTTAG GTTTGAGTACCCTCCACCACCCACACCAAAGAAGAGGTCTTCCAAAGGAGGCAAAACTGAAACCCTCAAA GTTCTTCAAGATCAGCAAGTGGGGGCCACTGTCGCCACCgaaacaggagaaaaaaggaTCTCTGAAGTTACCGCCG aCCCTCATCTGAAAGATGGAACTAACCATGACAACATCCAGCGACCCCTGGAGAAAACTGTGGAGGTGGAGACCAAGGAGGGCGATGGCCTGCTGCAAAGCAAGACCGCCTCCCCCTTCAACGATCTGTATCAAATGATCAAAAAGTCTCTGGATGTCAAGACCCCTCGGAAGTCTTCTGCCAGTGTGCTTCAAACACCTACCTCAAGGTTTTGCACTCCAAAACCGGGTTCAGTGAGGAAAAATGATGGAAAACCTGTCCTTTCAACAGAAGACAAAAGCACTCCAAAGAAGGAGGAAGCTAAAGTCTCTCCTGTAGCTGACGAAACTAAGGGGGAGGCTGAAAATGTAAGTAACGGGACCCCAAAGTCTGTGAAGAAGCAGAGGAGGTCCTTCCAGGTTCCTTCTGCTGAGATGGCCAGACCTTCAGTTGGAGAAGCTGAAAATGCTGCCAACTCTGAAGCAACTTCACCCCAGAAGAGAAGCCGTACACCCCCCCAGAGGTTCAGCGCGTGTGAGGTTGAGCCCAAATCGCCCGTGAGGCGGAGAAGCAAGGAGGCCGAACCTGCCGTGACCACGGAGGAACAAGAAGAGCAAGCAGTGACTCCTACCAAAACGGATGGTCTTAGAAGGTCATCACCAAGGAACTCTGGGAAAG aggCGTCCAAAAAACGCAAATATGGAGAGGTGGCGGCCGACTCGCCCACACCACAGATGAAAAGGAAACGGGTTTCCTTTGGAGGTTACCTGTGTCCTGAGTTGTTTGACAAACGTCTGCCTCCTGACTCTCCGTTATGCAAGGGGGCCACTCCGCGGAGAAGCTTGTGTGTCTCTAAACCCAAGCAGTCACTCCTCAGACGAGCATCAGCCATTGGTTTGCGACAG GAGTTTGAAGAAGAGCATCCAGATAGCCCTAATGTGCGAAGTCCTGCAAAAATGAGGACTCCGTCACCTAAGTCATCAAAGAAGTCACCAAAAGCCATGACCCCCTCTCCCAAAGCTGCGCCTCCTGCAAAGAAGTCACCAAAATCCAAGAGTCCATCTCCTGCAAGAGGAAGGTCTCCCACTGTTGGTGTAACACCAGGAGTCCAGACCCCCTTAATACAGGGGCGCTTCTCTGTGTCACACATCAGCACACCATCTCCAGTTGCAGAAGATGCCGTAACTGATCAGGTGCCTTTAGTCACTGTAACTCCTAAAGTACCCCTGAGGAGGAAGAGCATGTCCCGGGAGACTCCAAGTACAGCAAAGAGTGCTGTAAAAGTAATGCGCAGAAGAAGTGGCATTTCACGGGCATCTCTGAAAG TCAAAAATTCCTGGGCAGACATTGTGAGATTTGGGCCAGCTAAGCCTCAAGTTGCTATTCCGGCTAAAAAAATGGTCAccaaaaaggcaacaaagaaGACTGTGTCCAAACCACAG ACCCCTGCAAGAAAACTCAAAGACCATGTCAGCACTGGACATGCAGACTCACCTGTTACCATTGTTGTGGGCAGAGCTCACAAGCAAAAGGCTTTACATCCAACTGGTGCTGCGCCAAGACTGGTCACCAATATTTCACTCCTGAAAAAGAACATGAAAATGGATGAGGACCTGAGTG gAATTTCAGAAATGTTAAAAACCCCTGCAAATGAAAGGAAGAGGAGATCAGTAATTGGTGAGAACGATGCCACAAAGACACCAGTGGGAGGTCTAGCCACATCCATGGTAGAACCATCGGTGTTGAACACACCGGAGGAGCCAG GTGAAATGATGGTGTCTCCACTGAGTGTTTCGTCTACCGTAAAAGACAGTAGATACAACACTGAAGCAGTCCAACGCCTCCTTAATGATGACCAAGAATCTAGCATCGTCAGTGACACCCCTGCCTTTGAGATTCACTCCGACGATTTTAGCGAACAGCAGTGCGCAGATTTGAAGACGACCTCTGTAACAACTCCCAAACAGAAGCCAGACGTGCCAGAGTGTCTCACCGGAGTCAAGAGGATCATGAAGACGCCAAGACAGAAAGCCGAGCCTGTTGAGGACATCAGGGGGAAGATTTTGAAGACTCCTAAGCAGAAACCCGAACAACAAGAGTGTCTCACCGGAGTCAAGAGGATGATGACGACTCCGAGACAGGAGACCGAGCCTGTAGAGGACATCAGAGTGGAGCTTCTGACAACTCCCAAACAGAAGCCTGAACAACAACAGTGCCTCAGCGGTGTTAAGAGTATTTGTAAGACCCCACAACAGGAGGCTGAACCTCTTGAAGATGTTCATGGAAAACTTCTGCAAACTCCCAAAGCTCTAGAGGCTGGTGATGCGAGTTTGGACGGTGTTGAGCAGACTGTGGAGACGCCAGCACACATGCAAGAATCTGAAGACCTATCTGAAATGACAGACATGAAAACCCCAAACGTAAAAAGCTCCTCATTGGTACCTCCCAGAGAAAAGGCCAAACCTGTTGAGGAGAACTCTGGTATCAAGAGGCTTGTGAAAACACCGAGGCAGAGCCATAGTGCCCCAGAGGAAGACTTTGGGGGACTTCAGGAGCTCATGGAGGAGCCACTGGCTGAACCCACAGGACAACTGGAGACAAATGAG gtTGAGGATCAAACGGCTCCAGATTGTGATGAAGATGTAGCAAAAG AAGCAGATGCAAATGAAGTTGTCGTTGATGACCACATGGAGGAGGTGCCAAGTGGACACAATGATAATGAATCATCAGATGCCGTGGAAACGATCTCTCAAGCAGCTGTAGATGAGAATATATCTGAAGAGCAACCCACAGTGGACGCGGTAGATGAGATTTTACCTGAAGAACAACCCACAGTAGATGCAGCAGATGAGAAAATATCTGGAGAACAACCCACAGTGGACGCAGTAGATGAGATTCTACCTGAAGAACAACCCACAGTGGACGCAGTAGATGAGATTTTACCTGTAGAACAACCCACAGTAGACGCAGCAGATGAGAAAATATCTGGAGAACAACCCACAGTGGACACAGTAGATGAGATTTTACCTGAAGAACAACCCACAATAGACGCAGCAGATGAGATTTTACCTGTAGAACAACCCACAGTAGATGCAGCAGATGAGAAAATATCTGGAGAACAACCCACAGTGGACACGGTAGATGAGATTTTACCTGAAGAACAACCCACAGTAGATGCAGCAGATGAGAAAATATCTGGAGAACAACCCACAGTGGACACGGTAGATGAGATTTTACCTGAAGAACAACCCACAGTGGAGACTGCTACTGGCAAAGTCACAGAAATGGACACAACTGCCACCGAAGCTGAGCATGAGAAGAAATCAATTCGAGGCAGAAGGGCAAAAACAGCGGAGGACAAACGACAGGCAGCCGAACAGTCTGAAGATCCTGTCGTCCTTGCTCCAgtcagaggaagaagagggaagAAAACTGAAGCTGCAGCACCACCTGCTGTGAAACAAACAAGAGGCAGAAATGCAAAGCCTCAAGAAGACAGGGATGTTGAGCTCACAATGGAGAAAAGTGCGTCCCTGCCTCCAAAAGTTGCCCTTAAGCCTAGAAGAGGAAGGAATGCCAAAACGGCTTCTGATGATCAACCTGAGATGGTCCAAGAGGTTGCCCCTGAAATTGAACAGAATCCACCTGTTGATGTTGACCAAGCAGCACATGACAGTGCAGCACCCCTGGAGAAGGCGGTGTTGAAGCCCAAGCGAGGGAGAAAAACTAAACAGCCTGATCCACCAGTGCCAGAGCAGGAAGATGTGCCTAGTACTCACAGTGACGGTGTTCCCCAAGCTGACAAGGCTAATG ATGCAAATGAGGTCTGCAGTGACCAGCTGGAGCTGGTGCTGAGTGGAAGTGATGAAAATCAAGAACAACCCACAGTGGAGACTGCTACTGGCAAAGTCACCGAATTAGACACAACTGCCACCGAAGCTGAGCATGAGAAGAAATCAGTTCGAGGCCGAAGGGCAAAAACAGCGGAGGACAAACGAGAGGCAGCCGAACAGTCTGAAGATCCTGTCGTCCTTGCTCCAgtcagaggaagaagagggaagAAAACTGAAGCTGCAGCACCACCTGCTGTGAAACAAACAACAAGAGGCAGAAATGCAAAGCCTCAAGAAGACAAGGATGTTGAGCTCACAATGGAGAAAAGTGCGTCCCTGCCTCCCAAAGTTGCCCTTAAGCCTAGAAGAGGAAGGAATGCCAAAACGGCTTCTGATGATCAACCTGAGATGGGACCAGAGAAAGCTGTGGAAACAACACTGGTGACTGAGATTCCCACTGAAGCTGTGAGTGACCAGACTCCAATGAAAGAAAATGATTCTGCCCCCCCTGCAGAGGAAGCTGTCCTGAAGCCCGTTAGAGGGAGAAAAACTAAACCAACTCCTGTTGATCCCCCTCAGCCAGAGACAAATGAAGTTGTGATTAATGAGCCTCTTACAGCAGATGCACAACCTCCAAAGTCCATTCCTACTCTTGGAAAATccaggagagggagacagacaaaGCCTGATGCTGTTGAACGGAATGAGGTGATGGAAGACACAGTTGTTGCCGTGGAGACCAAGCAGCAGTCTCAGCCTCCAGTCAGGGCTAAGAGGGGAAGAAATGctaaacaggaagaagaaaagctagAGTCCACTTCCGTTGAGACTGCTACATCCCAGGAGCCAGCTAAAAAACTCCGGAGAACCAGGAAGGCAGAGCAAGACGTAGAACCGAGAGAAGTCCAAGCCATTGAAATGGTTATTCCAGAGAAGGCTGAAGCTCCACTTGTTGCTGAACCAGTGCCGATGGACGAACAGGCTACAGTGGCTGCAAAACCCAGGAGAGGAGGGCGGAAAGCAAAACAAGACCCTGAGCTCGAAACCCCTGCGGAGTCCACCGAGGTCCAAGAGGTCCCTGCCGTCAACTCCACAGACAAACTCAAAAGGGGTAGGAGAGGAAAACAAGTCACTGAAGAGGTTGGAGTCACCGCTGTAGTATCAGAGGAAAAACCTGACCGCGAGCTGGAGGCTGAAGAGAAGACTATTGCTGAGCCAGACACTCCAGTCATTAAACCAAGCAGGGCAAGGGGGGTGAAAACTTCTGTAAAAAATGAGGTTTCACAAGCCATTCCAGCCAAGAGAGCCCGTCGAGGTGCTGCTCCTCCCCTTGATGAGTCCAGTGCAGAATCCACAGAGCCTGCGCCAACTTCAGTAGAGCCGGCCAAAAGAGGGAGACGGGCAGCAGCAAAGCCCACAGCAGATGATGCCACAGTGACCGGAGAGCAGCCTAATCCTGCTGAAGATTCAAGCAATGCTGTTATGGAAGAcaccaaaatgtccaaaagatCGGTGAGGTGGAAAGCAGATTTGGAAGTCTTTGACATTTCAAAAGTAACACCTGTAAAAGCAGTTCGAGGtaggaaaccaaaacttgcagTCCAAGTCGACACTGAAAGCAAAAATGTGTCAAAGGATGCTAACGAAACTGAAGAGGATCTCTCAGGCAAAGTTGTTGAAGCTCAGCCCGTCAAGAGAGCCAGGCGAGGGGCAAAGGTCGCTGATGTAACCACTGAAGCGGAGTCCAC